The following proteins are encoded in a genomic region of Arachis stenosperma cultivar V10309 chromosome 4, arast.V10309.gnm1.PFL2, whole genome shotgun sequence:
- the LOC130973360 gene encoding stilbene synthase 3-like: MVSVSGIRKVQRAEGPATVLAIGTANPPNCVDQSTYADYYFRVTNSEHMTDLKKKFQRICERTQIKNRHMYLTEEILKENPNMCAYKAPSLDAREDMMIREVPRVGKEAATKAIKEWGQPMSKITHLIFCTTSGVALPGVDYELIVLLGLDPSVKRYMMYHQGCFAGGTVLRLAKDLAENNKDARVLIVCSENTAVTFRGPSETDMDSLVGQALFADGAAAIIIGSDPIPEVENPIFEIVSTDQKLVPGSHGAIGGLLREVGLTFYLNKSVPDIISQNINDALSKAFDPLGISDYNSIFWIAHPGGRAILDQVEQKVNLKPEKMKATRDVLSNYGNMSSACVFFIMDLMRKRSLEGKLKTTGEGFDWGVLFGFGPGLTIETVVLRSVTI, encoded by the exons ATGGTGTCTGTGAGTGGAATTCGCAAGGTTCAAAGGGCAGAAGGTCCAGCAACGGTATTGGCGATCGGAACAGCAAATCCACCAAACTGTGTTGATCAGAGTACATATGCAGATTATTATTTTAGAGTAACCAATAGCGAACACATGACTGATCTCAAGAAGAAATTTCAGCGCATCT GTGAGAGAACACAGATCAAGAACAGACATATGTACTTAACAGAAGAGATACTGAAAGAGAACCCTAACATGTGCGCATACAAGGCACCGTCATTGGATGCAAGAGAAGATATGATGATTAGGGAGGTACCAAGGGTTGGAAAAGAGGCTGCAACTAAGGCCATCAAGGAATGGGGCCAGCCAATGTCTAAGATCACACATTTGATCTTCTGCACCACCAGCGGCGTTGCGTTGCCTGGCGTTGATTACGAACTCATCGTACTCTTAGGACTCGACCCAAGCGTCAAGAGGTACATGATGTACCACCAAGGCTGCTTCGCTGGTGGCACTGTCCTTCGTTTGGCTAAGGACTTGGCTGAAAACAACAAGGATGCTCGTGTGCTTATTGTTTGTTCTGAGAATACTGCAGTCACTTTCCGTGGTCCTAGTGAGACAGATATGGATAGTCTTGTAGGGCAAGCATTGTTTGCCGATGGAGCTGCTGCGATTATCATTGGTTCTGATCCTATACCAGAGGTTGAGAATCCTATCTTTGAGATTGTTTCAACCGATCAAAAACTTGTCCCTGGCAGCCATGGAGCCATCGGTGGTCTCCTTCGTGAAGTTGGACTTACATTCTATCTTAACAAGAGTGTTCCTGATATTATTTCACAAAACATCAACGATGCACTTAGTAAAGCTTTTGATCCATTGGGTATATCTGATTATAACTCAATATTTTGGATTGCACACCCTGGTGGACGTGCAATTTTGGACCAGGTTGAACAAAAGGTAAACTTGAAGCCGGAGAAGATGAAAGCCACCAGAGATGTGCTTAGCAATTATGGTAACATGTCAAGTGCATGTGTGTTTTTCATCATGGATTTGATGAGGAAGAGATCTCTTGAAGGAAAACTTAAAACTACTGGAGAAGGATTTGATTGGGGTGTGCTTTTTGGCTTTGGTCCTGGTCTCACTATTGAAACCGTTGTCCTCCGTAGCGTGACCATATAA